The DNA window CCTGCTGTTGTTGTATATCCTACTTCACTAAATTTCAGGTTTTGCTCTTTATCATATATAAGTGTTGTTGGAAAAGCTTTTATATTAAATTTTGATGAATAAAAACCTTCTTTATCATTTACAACTCTAAATGATAAATCATTTTCTTTTATATATTTTTGTATTTCTTCATTTGTTCCTGATTGAACAGCTATTGTTATTACTTCATAATCTTTAGATAATTTTTCAATATTTGATGCTTCTAATTTACAAGTAGGACACCAAGTTGCCCAAAAATGTATTATTAAAGGTTTATCTATTAATATATTATATTCGCTATCATCAATTAAATTAAATGTTTGTATATTTAATTTATCTTTATTTAAATCAAGACCTCTGTAATAACTTAACACATTCATGGCTACTGCCAGTATAAATACAAATATTATAATTTCTTTTATATACTTTTTTATTTTATCTTTCATTTTATTCCTTAATATATAATATTATTACAAAATAGTATTTAACATTTGTTAAGTGATTAATTTATAAAATATATACAATAGATTGTTTATATTTTATACATATAATATTTGATATCCAATTATTTATTTGATATACTAAGATATGTTACACAAAGAAAAAGAGAACTATCTTATTTTTACAGACTTGGACGGAACGTTACTTGATCATGAAACATATAGTTTTAATGATGCACAGCAAATGCTTAACTATCTAAAATCAAATAATATACCTTTAATTATAACCACTAGTAAAACAAAACATGAAATTCTAAAACTAAGAGATGAACTACAATTATTTTATCCTTTTATTGTTGAAAATGGTGCAGGTATATTTTTGCCAGAGGGAGATAAATTTAAGCAAATAAACATGGGTAAAACATATTGTGAGATTTTAGATTTTTTTAATACATATAAGAAAAAATTCAAAATAAAAGGTTTTTTTGATATGAGAGTTGAAGTAATATCTGCTTTAACTGGTCTTAGTATTGAAGATGCCAAACTAGCAAAAAAAAGAGACTTTTGTGAACCTTTTATTATTGAAGATGAATCAAAAATTCAAACTCTAAGAGAATTAAGTCAACAAGAGGGCTTCGATATTGTAAAAGGTGGAAGATTTTATCATCTTATTAGTAAAGGTCAAGATAAAGCAAATGCTCTTTTATCACTTCAAAAAATTTATGAAAAGAAATTTAATAAAAAATATAAAACAATTGCATTAGGTGATGGGGCTAATGATAAAACAATGCTTGATTGTGTTGATATTCCAGTTTTAATTAGAAAATATGATGGTACTTTTATAGATTATGATAAAAAAGATTTGATAAAAACAAAAAGAATTGGTCCCAAAGGATGGAATCAGGCCTTAAAAGGAATTTTATGCAAATAAAAGAAATATTAAGAAATTCATTTTTTGAAGTTTTAAAAGATATTGAACCAAGTAAACTAATAAAAAACAAATGTAATTTTTCTCAAGATGCAATTCTTATTAATAATGAAAGAATAAATATACCAAAAGGTAAAAAAATATATCTTTTTGGTTCAGGTAAAGCTGTATTAAGTATGGCAGAAAGTATCTATGAAAATATTGAAGAAAAAATAGAAAAAGCTGTACTTATTGGACCTTATGATAATAATTTAAAAAAAGAAAATCTAACTTATTTAAAAAGTAGTCACCCTATTCCAACAAATAAAAGTGAGATTGCAGCTAAATGTTTAAAAAGTAATATCGAAAATTTAAAGGAAGATGATTTTTTTATCTATTTACTTTCAGGTGGTAATTCAGCTTTAGTTGAATTACCTGATGAAAATATTACAATGAATGAATTTCAAAAGACTACAGATTTAATGCTAAAAGGTTCTATGCCTATAGTTGCTATGAATTGTATTAGAAAGCATTTATCACAAGTAAAGGGTGGTAGATTAGTTTCTAATTGTAAAGCAAAAGGGATTGTTTTAGTTTTAAGCGATGTTCTATCAAATGATTTTGAAGCAATTGGCTCAGCACCGCTATATCTTGATAGTTCAACATTTGAAGATAGTATTAATTATTTAAAAGAGTATAAGTTATTTGAAAAAATACCAAAAAAAGTTAAAGAATATTTAATACAAGGTAAAAATGGTGAGATTAAAGATACACCTAAAAAAGAAAATGAAAATATTCGACACTTTTTAATAGCTTCAAATGAGATACTTTTAAGTGATATTCAAAAAAATCTCTTATCAAAAAATATTAATACTCAGATTATTACTAAAAAAATAGAAGAAGATATAAATATAGTAGTAAATAATTTACTAACATTTATTGAAACTAAAAAAGAAGGTTGTTTTATTTTTGGAGGTGAAGCTTTAGTAAAAGTTACTTCAAATGGAAAAGGTGGAAGAAACCAACATCTTATTTTATCTTTTTTAAATAAATTTCCAAAAGATAAAAAAGTGACAATTTTAAGTGCAGCAAGTGATGGAATAGATGGTAATTCTAATAGTGCTGGTGCAGTAATAGATAATACAAGTTTAGAAAAAGCAAAATCATTAAATTTAAATATTGAAAAATATTTAAATGATTTTAACTCAAATGAGTTTTTTGATAAAATAGGTGATTTAGTAAATACAGGTCCTAGTCATAATAATATGTTAGATGTATTAATAATTCACATAGAAAAATAAAAAAAGGAAAATATAAA is part of the Poseidonibacter antarcticus genome and encodes:
- a CDS encoding redoxin domain-containing protein is translated as MKDKIKKYIKEIIIFVFILAVAMNVLSYYRGLDLNKDKLNIQTFNLIDDSEYNILIDKPLIIHFWATWCPTCKLEASNIEKLSKDYEVITIAVQSGTNEEIQKYIKENDLSFRVVNDKEGFYSSKFNIKAFPTTLIYDKEQNLKFSEVGYTTTAGLYARMTLVE
- a CDS encoding HAD-IIB family hydrolase; translation: MLHKEKENYLIFTDLDGTLLDHETYSFNDAQQMLNYLKSNNIPLIITTSKTKHEILKLRDELQLFYPFIVENGAGIFLPEGDKFKQINMGKTYCEILDFFNTYKKKFKIKGFFDMRVEVISALTGLSIEDAKLAKKRDFCEPFIIEDESKIQTLRELSQQEGFDIVKGGRFYHLISKGQDKANALLSLQKIYEKKFNKKYKTIALGDGANDKTMLDCVDIPVLIRKYDGTFIDYDKKDLIKTKRIGPKGWNQALKGILCK
- a CDS encoding glycerate kinase type-2 family protein; translation: MQIKEILRNSFFEVLKDIEPSKLIKNKCNFSQDAILINNERINIPKGKKIYLFGSGKAVLSMAESIYENIEEKIEKAVLIGPYDNNLKKENLTYLKSSHPIPTNKSEIAAKCLKSNIENLKEDDFFIYLLSGGNSALVELPDENITMNEFQKTTDLMLKGSMPIVAMNCIRKHLSQVKGGRLVSNCKAKGIVLVLSDVLSNDFEAIGSAPLYLDSSTFEDSINYLKEYKLFEKIPKKVKEYLIQGKNGEIKDTPKKENENIRHFLIASNEILLSDIQKNLLSKNINTQIITKKIEEDINIVVNNLLTFIETKKEGCFIFGGEALVKVTSNGKGGRNQHLILSFLNKFPKDKKVTILSAASDGIDGNSNSAGAVIDNTSLEKAKSLNLNIEKYLNDFNSNEFFDKIGDLVNTGPSHNNMLDVLIIHIEK